A stretch of the Theileria equi strain WA chromosome 1, complete sequence genome encodes the following:
- a CDS encoding hypothetical protein (encoded by transcript BEWA_031820A): protein MSKELFVAKVPIGLLGDFESLDPNQTGSIDIHIQLYRKVSNVEVILERIVEINKDNELVANGFTVGTSNERISKFKRCYLAIKPEMVVSTDHVTHSVCRAIANVLNDKTVTGNLSTEILYFLGGSTSVTSCIEQMSIPKGQNSLPLLLVGIISNLAQDDVSNLIDGELDDLENLPKYTDVDAIIKVSV, encoded by the exons ATGTCGAAAGAACTGTTTGTTGCCAAGGTACCAATCGGTTTACTTGGCGATTTTGAGTCTCTGGACCCAAACCAAACAGGAAGTATCGACATTCACATCCAATTGTACCGTAAAGTCTCAAATGTAGAAGTAATCTTGGAAAGAATCGTTGAAATAAACAAGGACAATGAGCTTGTGGCTAATGGGTTTACTGTTGGTACTTCAAATGAAAGAATCTCCAAGTTTAAGCGCTGCTACTTGGCTATAAAACCAGAAATG GTTGTATCTACGGATCATGTCACACATTCTGTATGTCGAGCCATTGCCAATGTCCTAAATGACAAAACTGTAACTGGAAACCTCTCCACGGAGATCTTGTACTTTCTCGGAGGATCCACCAGC GTGACCAGTTGTATCGAACAAATGTCAATTCCAAAGGGTCAAAACAGTCTACCTCTCCTGTTGGTAGGGATCATCAGTAATTTG GCACAAGATGACGTCTCAAACCTCATTGACGGGGAACTTGACGACTTGGAAAATCTACCAAAGTACACTGATGTTGACGCAATAATAAAGGTAAGTGTATAG
- a CDS encoding translationally controlled tumor protein, putative (encoded by transcript BEWA_031840A), which translates to MLVYTDLYSGDELCSDAYAHLAPFEQEELSSVAFEVKTSKVAKGNEDYGIACNDDEEGGSGVPADPNVEMVIDVVDAFRLQEIPMTKAEYTGYIKKYIKKLTATLEENGSDRVAVFKEGVSAFVKHVLANFGDFEFYIGESLDLEAGVVYAYYKGEEVSPRLVFLKDGLKEDRY; encoded by the exons ATGTTGGTCTACACTGACTTGTACAGCGGCGATGAGCTCTGCTCCGACGCCTACGCCCATTTGGCTCCTTTTGAGCAGGAAGAACTCTCCTCAG TCGCCTTCGAGGTCAAGACCTCCAAGGTTGCCAAGGGAAACGAAGACTACGGCATTGCCTGCAACGA CGATGAAGAGGGAGGCAGTGGCGTCCCAGCTGACCCAAACGTCGAAATGGTCATTGATGTCGTCGACGCTTTCAGGCTCCAGGAGATACCCATGACCAAGGCTGAGTACACTGGCTACATCAAAAAGTATATCAAGAAGCTCACCGCTACCCTCGAAGAGAACGGCTCCGACCGTGTGGCAGTTTTCAAGGAGGGCGTCTCCGCATTCGTCAAGCATGTCCTCGCCAACTTTGGCGACTTTGAATTCTACATTGGCGAATCCCTCGACCTCGAGGCCGGCGTAGTCTACGCCTACTACAAGGGAGAAGAAGTCTCACCCAGACTCGTCTTCCTCAAGGACGGTCTCAAGGAGGATCGTTATTAA
- a CDS encoding MORN repeat domain containing protein (encoded by transcript BEWA_031830A) has translation MEFGQTAVGGPFRHDSIASQTETKSQAHLPEEVTSEECTKPEDPIYQNYYNNLYNTSDNGPPILSSFIVKQDHGIRKICFEYPEQPRIDYTWKNENLQFSDDCCLYGSQRDYHAELASCYHLIPELALGSCKPNSLIDFVYFVMPTFSGNLLYGISYVAKFTNNEENVMVGISNKEAEQGDSSYFVAICVISKVPFFGAIGSRLECIAQTYFNSNRMEDASVLSSFVDHMNATDLVEEWNYESLYFNIESYFKPCPLSFSYRGLFFMLKCILSEQRIAIYSESAARSSSCILSFLSLIPGSSSFNFNSTGFASLWHSWKQFGLPLRLFHSKNVVLPFFTPIMTDLLDDCNGYLIGITDMTIVDTLKHPPTILFDMEEEVIRLRSKSLLGFYAPSFYEQGFFPSYEIFEEFDSDAEEDDDDPLKQIAEASDTVFGLLGDYLSKAPTAMVDIGGKAKRMMTIGGRYNSASKTRENSLRLFEMYFPGALPKFLRQFSKSKKDKSEKLPETVVVPPVEKVETPEPLTIQKMFDSMYKKDGKYRYFGYTSYLKQDDNDNDRIREAEYVINTRVRPLQDYFLKFLKAAAYVAGKDRSACKLVMDFSFDLDSIVDYSMPVDGFYFKRGDFFFRGEARTLNPSDDEDKPDSALKEDKAEYVDVGIEGDVDGKPDIPKPVEKVSRGEEVVETIPSLLASSIMEFQTNHSLDFIELWLQKPNAASFLVNHSLETFNEPTFILNQNVAKYTYPNGDIYIGELTDMLRNGHGSYISVDGSRYDGEWRRDRRHGKGTLIYKESKYKYTGDWYLDKRHGYGTLETADFEYVGEFKFNRYHGNGTLTKKDGTKLEGEFRRGKFNGRGIMTLPDGSVKMGTFKNNEIVGICSYIDVNGRAYVGRLYGDAPDGPGSLRYDQNLLFEGFWNKGKRCKQGTITIDVSDGKITIEGTWEDDKMSFKDVMITFPSGYKYNGDIVYLDSPPLLDSLEPEEQKPVQMELEKLQNHLLPHGRGVCKTPNGGVYNGFFKYGFRFGSGSQVFENGVIYNGSWRLGRFDGNATIQFPNNDVINLSFSNGVLKTLLTGEEYWNLLQDCLREQRISLEQEFTQYKLDIIKDIIGIS, from the coding sequence ATGGAGTTTGGTCAAACAGCAGTCGGCGGTCCCTTCCGTCATGACAGTATCGCCTCTCAGACTGAAACCAAGTCGCAAGCACACTTGCCAGAAGAGGTAACATCGGAAGAATGCACTAAACCTGAAGATCCGATATATCAAAACTACTACAACAATCTGTACAATACCAGTGACAATGGACCACCCATTCTGTCATCATTTATCGTTAAACAGGACCATGGGATTCGAAAAATATGCTTCGAATACCCAGAACAGCCGAGAATAGACTACacatggaagaatgaaaatCTCCAGTTCTCGGATGACTGCTGTTTATACGGCAGCCAAAGAGACTATCATGCGGAACTAGCCTCTTGCTATCATCTCATACCGGAATTGGCCCTGGGATCATGCAAACCTAACTCTTTGATAGACTTTGTATACTTTGTTATGCCCACATTTTCCGGGAACTTGCTCTACGGTATCAGTTATGTAGCAAAGTTTACAAACAACGAAGAGAATGTCATGGTTGGAATCAGCAACAAGGAAGCTGAACAAGGAGATTCATCCTATTTTGTTGCGATTTGTGTCATTAGCAAGgttccattctttggcGCTATAGGATCACGTTTGGAATGCATCGCACAAACATACTTCAATTCCAACCGCATGGAGGATGCTTCCGTACTCTCTTCATTTGTGGACCACATGAATGCAACCGATTTGGTGGAGGAATGGAATTACGAATCCCTGTACTTCAATATTGAATCATATTTTAAACCTTGCCCATTGTCATTCTCTTACAGAGGGCTCTTTTTTATGTTGAAGTGTATTTTGTCGGAACAGAGGATTGCCATATATTCAGAGAGTGCTGCTAGGTCATCTAGCTGTATTCTTTCTTTCTTGTCATTAATTCCGGGCTCTAGTTCATTTAATTTTAACTCTACTGGATTTGCATCCTTGTGGCATTCCTGGAAACAGTTTGGCTTACCATTGCGTCTTTTTCACTCAAAGAATGTCGTACTACCATTTTTCACGCCAATTATGACTGATTTGTTAGATGATTGCAATGGGTATCTAATTGGCATTACTGACATGACCATAGTCGACACGTTGAAGCATCCGCCTACAATTTTATTTgatatggaagaagaggtcATTAGACTACGGAGTAAGTCCCTCTTGGGGTTTTATGCTCCCTCATTTTACGAGCAGGGATTCTTTCCAAGCTATGAAATCTTTGAAGAATTCGACAGCGACGCAGAGGAAGACGATGATGACCCTCTCAAACAAATTGCAGAAGCTAGTGACACTGTATTTGGTTTGTTAGGTGACTACCTTTCCAAGGCACCAACCGCAATGGTGGATATTGGAGGAAAAGCCAAGAGAATGATGACCATTGGCGGTAGGTATAATAGTGCATCAAAAACTAGAGAAAATTCCCTACGCCTCTTTGAAATGTATTTCCCTGGCGCCCTTCCAAAGTTTTTGAGGCAATTTTCTAAATCTAAGAAGGATAAAAGTGAAAAATTACCAGAGACAGTCGTTGTGCCTCCTGTTGAAAAGGTCGAGACCCCTGAACCCCTCACTattcaaaaaatgtttgatAGTATGTACAaaaaagatggtaaataCAGGTACTTTGGATACACATCCTATCTGAAACAGGATGATAACGATAATGATAGGATTAGAGAGGCAGAGTATGTGATTAATACCAGGGTACGACCATTGCAAGACTATTTTTTGAAGTTTTTAAAAGCAGCTGCATATGTTGCTGGAAAAGATCGATCAGCTTGCAAGTTAGTCATGGACTTTTCATTTGATCTGGACTCCATTGTGGATTACTCCATGCCTGTAGACGGCTTTTATTTTAAACGTGGTGATTTCTTTTTCAGAGGGGAGGCACGCACGTTGAACCCTtctgatgatgaagataaGCCTGACTCTGCTCTTAAAGAGGACAAAGCGGAGTATGTTGATGTAGGAATAGAGGGAGATGTGGATGGAAAACCAGACATACCAAAGCCAGTGGAAAAGGTTTCAAGGGGTGAGGAAGTTGTGGAAACTATTCCCTCACTTTTGGCATCCTCAATCATGGAATTCCAGACAAATCACTCCTTGGATTTCATAGAGTTGTGGCTCCAGAAACCAAATGCTGCAAGCTTCCTTGTTAATCATTCACTGGAAACGTTCAATGAACCAACGTTTATTCTCAACCAAAACGTTGCCAAATACACATATCCAAATGGTGATATTTACATTGGTGAACTCACAGATATGCTCAGAAATGGGCATGGATCGTACATATCGGTGGACGGCTCGCGCTACGATGGTGAGTGGAGACGAGATAGACGTCACGGAAAGGGAACGCTGATATACAAGGAGTCCAAGTACAAGTATACTGGTGATTGGTATCTGGACAAAAGGCACGGTTATGGTACTCTTGAAACAGCCGATTTCGAATATGTTGGGGAGTTTAAATTTAACAGATATCATGGAAATGGTACGCTGACTAAAAAGGATGGGACAAAGTTAGAGGGTGAATTTAGACGTGGGAAATTTAATGGTCGTGGTATAATGACCTTGCCAGATGGATCTGTGAAGATGGGTACATTTAAGAACAATGAGATTGTGGGAATATGCAGCTACATTGATGTTAACGGAAGGGCGTACGTTGGAAGGTTGTACGGTGATGCACCGGACGGCCCTGGAAGTCTAAGGTACGACCAGAATCTGTTATTTGAGGGCTTTTGGAACAAGGGGAAACGGTGTAAACAAGGAACCATAACGATTGACGTCTCTGATGGCAAGATAACTATTGAGGGGACGTGGGAGGACGACAAGATGAGCTTTAAGGACGTTATGATCACATTTCCGAGTGGCTACAAGTATAATGGTGATATTGTTTATCTTGATTCTCCCCCCCTTTTAGACTCTCTTGAGCCAGAGGAGCAGAAACCGGTGCAGATGGAACTTGAAAAGCTGCAAAATCATCTATTGCCACATGGTCGTGGAGTATGCAAGACACCAAACGGTGGCGTGTACAATGGCTTTTTCAAGTATGGATTTCGTTTTGGCAGTGGATCTCAAGTATTTGAGAATGGTGTAATATATAATGGTAGTTGGCGTCTGGGACGTTTTGATGGAAATGCAACCATACAGTTCCCAAACAATGATGTGATTAATCTGAGTTTTTCCAACGGTGTTTTGAAGACACTGTTGACGGGTGAAGAATACTGGAACCTCCTTCAGGATTGTTTGAGGGAGCAGCGAATTTCCCTTGAACAAGAATTTACTCAATATAAGTTGGATATCATAAAGGACATAATAGGCATAAGTTAG
- a CDS encoding hypothetical protein (encoded by transcript BEWA_031850A), with the protein MDTLGDVFHSEFSYIFVSCDINTPIKVLTFSGKESKFRDVLTSHFTRHNLLPEERKGFESYLISQYEESKSKATEEPNAKNGFQLTQDLLDSTIKAADCNYQIIPLTLPTKQTEYLGINCYIDNIGRVKNLPTNARMTRICSTDIRGDCFISKTFDDEVDFKRVNFTLEDYNELMEKPPSPEGRWDASTALTNALTNPTTLPSKAKPVEEVSNKCENCKKEGSDQLVLKLCSRCKKAKYCSVNCQKEDWRFHRRICTV; encoded by the exons ATGGACACTCTGGGTGATGTCTTTCATAGTGAATTCTCGtatatttttgtttcatgCGATATCAACACGCCCATCAAGGTGTTGACGTTTTCCGGGAAAGAGAGCAAGTTTAGGGATGTACTCACCAGCCATTTCACAAGACACAACCTCCTTCCAGAGGAACGTAAAGGATTTGAAAGCTATTTGATATCGCAGTATGAAGAATCAAAGTCCAAGGCGACTGAGGAACCGAATGCCAAGAACGGCTTCCAACTCACGCAGGATCTGCTTGATAGTACCATAAAAGCAGCAGATTGTAACTACCAG ATCATTCCCTTGACTCTACCAACTAAACAAACCGAGTATTTGGGAATAAACTGCTACATTGACAATATTGGCAGAGTAAAGAACCTACCAACAAACGCAAGAATGACTAGAATTTGTTCAACAG ATATACGTGGAGACTGTTTCATTTCTAAGACATTTGACGATGAAGTCGACTTCAAACGCGTAAATTTCACTCTAGAAGACTACAACGAACTCATGGAAAAACCACCTTCTCCAGAAGGAAG ATGGGATGCCAGTACTGCACTAACAAATGCATTAACAAACCCAACCACACTCCCCAGCAAAGCCAAACCTGTTGAAGAAGTGTCAAACAAGTGTGAAAATTGCAAAAAG GAGGGCTCCGACCAACTCGTATTGAAACTGTGCTCTCGCTGCAAAAAAGCAAAGTATTGTTCTGTAAACTGTCAAAAGGAAGATTGGAGATTTCATCGCCGCATATGTACAGtataa
- a CDS encoding small GTP-binding protein domain containing protein (encoded by transcript BEWA_031870A), with protein MSVFQKIADIEAEMARTQKNKATNFHLGLLKAKLSKLRAQLIEGGGGKGGGAGEGFDVSKTGDARVGLVGFPSVGKSTLLNKLTGTFSEVAAYEFTTLTCVPGVIRYKGSKIQLLDLPGIIEGAKDGKGRGKQVIAVARTCTLILVVLDSSKSMNHKRLLEKEMEGFGIRLNKTPPNITFTRKDKGGISVTHTVPLNNVDEEIIKSICHEYRISNASFAIRCDATVDDIIDVIEGNRIYIPCLYVMNKIDEITIPELDILSQVPHYVPISAHHEWNLDVLLENIWKYLDLIRIYTKPRGKAPDYEAPVILKRSHCRVEDFCVRIHKSLLSQFKYALVWGKSAKHNPQKVGKDHFLADQDIVQIVKK; from the exons ATGTCAGTCTTTCAGAAAATTGCGGACATAGAGGCCGAAATGGCCAGAACCCAAAAGAACAAGGCCACAAATTTCCATTTGGGTCTCCTAAAGGCAAAGCTCTCCAAGCTTAGAGCCCAGCTCATCGAAG GAGGCGGAGGAAAAGGAGGAGGTGCGGGAGAAGGTTTTGACGTCTCCAAAACCGGTGATGCCAGAGTCGGTTTGGTCGGATTTCCGTCCGTGGGAAAGTCCACTCTGCTCAACAAACTCACAGGGACATTCTCCGAGGTGGCAGCCTACGAGTTTACCACTCTGACTTGTGTCCCCGGTGTTATCAGGTACAAGGGCTCAAAGATACAACTCTTGGATCTTCCCGGTATCATTGAAGGTGCCAAGGACGGTAAGGGTCGTGGAAAACAGGTCATTGCGGTCGCAAGGACCTGCACATTAATTCTGGTGGTTCTGGACTCCTCCAAATCAATGAACCACAAGAGGCTCTTGGAGAAGGAAATGGAAGGCTTTGGAATCCGCCTAAACAAAACTCCACCAAACATCACATTTACCAGGAAAGACAAGG GTGGAATCTCTGTAACACATACAGTGCCACTAAACAACGTCGACGAGGAGATCATAAAGTCCATTTGTCACGAATATCGCATAAGCAACGCTTCCTTTGCTATTCGCTGCGACGCCACCGTCGATGACATTATCGATGTAATCGAGGGGAATCGCATCTACATTCCCTGTCTCTACGTAATGAACAAGATTGACGAAATCACGATTCCGGAACTAGACATTCTCTCTCAGGTCCCTCACTACGTGCCAATCTCTGCACATCACGAG TGGAACCTTGACGTCCTCCTGGAGAACATTTGGAAGTACCTTGACCTCATTCGCATCTACACCAAGCCCAGAGGAAAGGCTCCAGACTACGAAGCTCCTGTCATCCTCAAGAGGAGCCACTGTCGCGTAGAAGACTTTTGCGTGAGAATCCACAAGTCCCTGCTCTCGCAATTCAAATATGCTCTCGTTTGGGGAAAATCAGCCAAACACAACCCTCAAAAGGTCGGAAAGGACCACTTCCTAGCCGACCAGGATATCGTCCAAATTGTCAAAAAGTAG
- a CDS encoding translation elongation factor G2, putative (encoded by transcript BEWA_031860A), whose protein sequence is MAHIDAGKTTTTERILYLTGVTFKIGEVHDGEATMDYMPQERERGITIMAAATTCFWRGGYRKLPLHRINIIDTPGHVDFTAEVERSLRVLDGACAVFDGVAGVEPQSETVWRQADRYDIPRIAYVNKMDRMGANFERCLDEMKEKLGATPVPLFLPVGEYTDFDGVIDLIRMKFYKFARDKENFDYKELDIPENMLEKSQLYRNLILETAAQTSEELLDEFLSQGTLSEDQIRKSLRNLTLSNKIVPVACGSSLKNKNIQGVLDMILDYLPSPCEANKICLKSEETEQEKNDVPLSDSVYSTKKLIEKQLVYDTEDFSLPFAALVFKITSDSQLGTQAYIRIYRGSISAGDYVYNPRTMKSERVQKLLFMHSNNRTQIKTAHAGDIVSLVGAKAITGDTLCSEKDPIVLETINFPEPVISLHVDVMDKADEDRLGPVLSKYAKEDPSFTTHINRETGQTIISGMGELHLDIVVDRIKREHKLELKTGPPQVAFKETFITEVYSEGKYIKQTGGRGQYGHVKLHIKPLEEGSGFQFANNVTCGTIPKEYIPAVEEGAKQQLNTGLLANYPVTDVLVTLLEGTYHEVDSSEFAFRMATAQGIREGAKVAGIKLIEPIMKVNIVCPNKNFGDVVADIARRRGHVKNSSDGYGGVKELTVEAPLKEMTGYMTKLRSISQGRGFFTMEMSHYNPVPKSIQDKLLGVTPTE, encoded by the exons ATGGCACATATCGATGCCGGAAAAACGACAACAACTGAGAGGATTCTCTACTTAACGGGTGTCACTTTTAAGATTGGAGAAGTCCACGATG GTGAAGCAACTATGGACTACATGCCGCAGGAACGTGAAAGAGGTATCACAATCATGGCGGCTGCCACCACTTGCTTTTGGAGAGGAGGGTACAGGAAATTACCTCTACATCGCATAAACATTATAGATACACCGGGACATGTCGACTTCACTGCAGAG GTGGAGAGATCGCTCAGAGTTCTGGACGGAGCCTGTGCAGTCTTTGATGGTGTAGCTGGTGTTGAGCCACAGTCTGAGACTGTGTGGAGACAAGCGGACAGATACGACATTCCCAGAATCGCATATGTCAATAAGATGGATAGAATGGgtgcaaactttgaaaGATGCCTAGATGAAATGAAGGAAAAACTCGGAGCTACTCCTGTTCCGTTATTTCTTCCTGTTGGAGAATATACAGATTTTGACGGCGTTATTGATCTTATCAGGATGaagttttacaaatttgcCAGGGACAAGGAGAATTTCGATTACAAAGAACTTGATATACCAGAAAACATGCTAGAAAAATCACAACTTTACAGAAACTTAATCCTAGAAACAGCAGCACAGACTTCAGAAGAACTTTTAGATGAATTTTTATCGCAAG GAACGCTATCTGAGGATCAGATTAGGAAATCCCTAAGGAACCTGACACTTTCAAACAAAATTGTTCCCGTAGCATGCGGAAGCTCACTGAAGAACAAAAACATTCAGGGAGTTTTGGACATGATATTAGACTATCTGCCATCACCATGTGAGGCCAATAAAATTTGTTTGAAATCAGAGGAGACTGAACAAGAGAAAAATGATGTGCCATTGTCGGATTCCGTCTATTCCACGAAAAAGTTGATAGAAAAACAACTCGTGTACGATACAGAAGATTTTTCACTCCCATTTGCAGCGCTTGTGTTTAAGATAACATCGGATTCACAGCTTGGAACTCAAGCCTATATCAGGATATACAGAGGAAGCATATCTGCGGGAGATTACGTTTACAATCCCAGGACTATGAAATCAGAACGCGTCCAGAAGCTCCTGTTCATGCATTCTAATAACAGAACACAGATAAAAACTGCACATGCTGGAGACATTGTATCTTTAGTGGGAGCTAAGGCTATTACCGGTGATACTCTTTGCTCCGAAAAGGACCCAATAGTTTTGGAGACGATAAATTTCCCAGAGCCCGTCATTAGTCTTCATGTGGATGTGATGGATAAAGCCGACGAAGATAGATTGGGACCTGTTCTTTCTAAATATGCAAAAGAGGATCCCTCCTTCACAACGCATATAAATAGAGAAACAGGGCAAACAATCATAAGTGGAATGGGTGAATTGCATCTGGATATTGTCGTTGATAGGATAAAAAGGGAACACAAGCTAGAGCTGAAGACTGGACCTCCGCAGGTTGCATTTAAAGAAACTTTTATAACTGAAGTTTATTCTGAGGGGAAGTAcattaaacaaactggtggAAGAGGTCAATACGGTCATGTTAAGCTGCATATTAAGCCCCTGGAGGAGGGAAGTGGGTTTCAATTTGCAAATAATGTGACATGTGGAACAATTCCAAAGGAATACATCCCAGCGGTAGAAGAAGGAGCTAAACAACAGCTTAACACTGGACTTTTAGCAAACTACCCGGTCACTGATGTGTTGGTGACTTTGCTGGAAGGAACATATCATGAGGTTGATAGTTCGGAATTTGCATTTAGAATGGCTACAGCACAGGGAATCCGAGAAGGCGCAAAGGTTGCTGGCATTAAACTGATAGAGCCAATTATGAAAGTCAATATTGTATGTCCGAACAAGAATTTCGGTGACGTTGTTGCTGATATCGCAAGGAGAAGAGGTCACGTCAAGAATTCCAGCGACGGTTATGGAGGTGTTAAAGAGTTGACTGTAGAAGCTCCTTTGAAGGAAATGACAGGTTACATGACAAAGTTACGGTCTATAAGTCAGGGAAGGGGTTTCTTTACCATGGAAATGTCTCACTATAATCCAGTTCCAAAGTCTATACAAGATAAGCTTTTGGGTGTAACACCAACAGagtaa
- a CDS encoding glutathione synthetase, putative (encoded by transcript BEWA_031810A), with the protein MENMSTLLVDLLSLFLCDLGPHKNSTICISKYAAVNTNDFNTKIIADVTHSFTSKARLLQNINKDCKLSYSNEASYTTFEGKTRLFNFVLAPLPYPLRIYERCKAFTPIFAQLIDEMCSHLDELDELFSPITSVDPFVKGLLEISREVYGPNGRDYNKDIRVYINRADYILHSEEIAQQSNSKTSNEELTYCRYCLYDYCMCNDREQVTFNNFGDSPEPDHKKLSAELVPKLVEINTIATSFSHASEFIFDLHKELIDSHKQREKLTRNTEMTHTENYPILSYVRTIISAHDLYLSRYPPIFGKEKTCVLLLVDDYLLDDFDIYPISNLYKEHGVVTKIVHVEDLCNLMRQRKLLLVNEWEVEDGSVRFTRVSTYYTEKKPGRLILLNNELDDSATLKDFTGCYEVSVLYYRTWYDPSCIESYKDAWSLRLLCEYSDAVKVPSAPAQLASSKRGQMIWSDPKHIDRLLASHKKRVKGEAYNEELLDAVKETYILQVDPSLDVNAEIVNDAIQNPHRYVLKSQREGGFGVVYNSDISDALSRGIENKGDVSHYVLMKRIIPPTQPSLFARNLNDETFEVELHNSITELGIFGFAVYDGNVCKFNDTDGYLARTRSEFTKGNVCIDMGFINSLVFY; encoded by the coding sequence atggaGAACATGAGTACACTCTTGGTTGACCTTTTGTCTCTATTCTTATGTGACTTAGGTCCTCACAAAAATAGCACAATATGCATTAGCAAGTATGCAGCCGTAAATACAAATGATTTTAATACCAAGATTATTGCGGATGTTACACATTCGTTTACATCAAAGGCTAGGTTGttgcaaaatataaacaaagACTGCAAATTGTCTTACTCAAATGAAGCGTCATATACTACTTTTGAAGGCAAAACAAGGCTTTTCAACTTTGTCTTGGCTCCCTTACCGTATCCCTTGAGGATTTATGAAAGATGTAAAGCGTTTACACCAATCTTTGCTCAGTTAATTGATGAAATGTGCTCGCACTTGGATGAATTGGATGAGTTATTCTCGCCAATTACTTCTGTGGATCCTTTTGTAAAGGGTTTACTGGAGATATCTAGGGAAGTGTATGGGCCTAATGGGAGGGACTACAACAAGGACATTAGAGTATACATTAACAGAGCTGATTACATACTCCATTCTGAAGAAATCGCACAACAATCAAACTCAAAAACTAGCAATGAGGAACTAACATACTGCAGATATTGTCTTTATGACTACTGCATGTGTAATGATAGGGAGCAAGTTACATTTAATAATTTCGGAGACTCTCCTGAACCTGATCACAAGAAACTATCCGCTGAACTTGTACCAAAATTGGTGGAAATTAATACGATAGCGACGTCGTTTTCTCACGCATCCGAATTTATTTTCGACCTTCACAAAGAGCTTATTGATAGTCACAAACAAAGGGAGAAATTAACGAGAAATACGGAAATGACACATACTGAAAACTACCCAATTCTGTCCTACGTAAGAACCATTATATCCGCGCATGATTTATACCTCTCAAGATATCCTCCCATCTTTGGAAAGGAAAAAACGTGCGTGCTACTTCTAGTGGATGACTATCTCTTGGATGATTTTGATATTTATCCAATCTCCAACCTCTATAAGGAGCATGGAGTAGTGACAAAGATTGTACATGTAGAAGACTTGTGCAATTTGATGAGGCAGAGGAAGTTACTTTTGGTAAATGAATGGGAGGTTGAAGATGGATCTGTGAGATTTACACGAGTATCAACTTACTATACAGAAAAGAAACCTGGAAGACTTATTCTACTCAATAATGAACTTGATGATTCCGCAACATTAAAAGACTTTACGGGTTGCTACGAAGTGAGCGTATTGTATTACAGAACTTGGTATGACCCTAGTTGCATCGAATCATATAAAGATGCTTGGAGTTTACGTTTGCTTTGTGAATACTCCGATGCAGTAAAGGTTCCATCAGCACCCGCACAACTTGCTTCGTCAAAGAGAGGACAGATGATATGGAGTGACCCAAAACATATAGATCGTCTACTTGCTTCTCACAAAAAGAGAGTAAAGGGGGAAGCCTACAATGAGGAACTTTTAGATGCCGTAAAGGAGACTTACATTTTGCAGGTTGATCCATCCCTTGACGTCAACGCTGAAATTGTAAATGACGCTATACAGAATCCTCATAGATATGTTTTAAAATCGCAACGAGAAGGAGGATTTGGAGTTGTATACAACAGTGACATTTCAGATGCACTTTCCAGGGGTATCGAGAATAAAGGGGATGTTTCTCACTACGTGCTCATGAAACGAATCATTCCTCCTACGCAACCATCCTTATTCGCCAGAAATTTAAATGACGAGACTTTCGAGGTTGAACTCCACAATAGCATTACCGAACTTGGTATATTTGGTTTTGCTGTATACGATGGTAATGTCTGCAAATTTAACGACACTGATGGTTATCTGGCGAGAACAAGATCTGAGTTTACCAAGGGAAACGTGTGTATAGATATGGGATTTATCAACTCTCTGGTATTTTACTAG